A genome region from Planctomycetota bacterium includes the following:
- a CDS encoding Y-family DNA polymerase, with amino-acid sequence MIALADANNFYASCEQVFNPALRGKPVVVLSNNDGVIVARSAEARALGVKMAQPYFEARSMLARIGARVLSSNYTLYDDMSNRLIEIYRMHSAEVEPYSIDECFMRLDESRPLEALGRRIRGMAAQWLGLPISVGIAATKTLAKLANRVAKRTPERGGVCVLAGARDVEDALRSVGLTDLWGVSSGYRKRLEAMGVSTPLELRDADEHRVLARLGVVGQRIVLELRGIPCIGLELTPPDKQNICCSRSFGEETIRKDDLHRALATFASLAAAKLRRQDLATGAITVFIGTNIHAPPQVPQYHASHGVGLAVPAYDTREIAQAALHCLERVYRAGHRYKKAGVMLHRLCRRERMQAGLFDGRDHARSRRLMRLMDDVNREWGDDALRIGSAAALRLTPGRTMQWQGKSDSRSPRYTTKWNELPKAKARAQKPPTGLEPVT; translated from the coding sequence ATGATTGCCCTTGCGGACGCCAACAACTTTTACGCCAGTTGCGAGCAGGTCTTCAACCCGGCGCTGCGCGGCAAGCCCGTGGTTGTGCTGTCCAACAACGACGGCGTCATCGTGGCCCGATCCGCCGAGGCGCGAGCCTTGGGGGTCAAGATGGCGCAGCCCTACTTCGAGGCACGCTCCATGCTGGCCAGGATCGGCGCGCGTGTGCTGAGCAGCAACTACACGCTCTACGACGACATGAGCAATCGCCTGATTGAGATTTATCGCATGCACTCCGCGGAAGTGGAGCCCTACTCCATCGACGAATGCTTCATGCGCCTGGACGAGTCACGGCCCTTGGAGGCATTGGGGCGGCGCATCCGGGGCATGGCTGCGCAGTGGCTTGGTTTGCCGATCAGCGTGGGCATCGCCGCGACCAAGACCCTCGCCAAACTGGCCAACCGTGTCGCCAAGCGAACTCCGGAGCGCGGCGGCGTGTGCGTCCTGGCGGGAGCCCGTGACGTGGAGGACGCGCTGCGCAGTGTCGGCCTCACGGACCTGTGGGGGGTTTCCAGCGGCTACCGCAAACGACTGGAAGCCATGGGCGTATCGACGCCGCTGGAGCTGCGCGACGCGGACGAGCATCGAGTGCTCGCGCGACTGGGCGTGGTCGGTCAGCGCATCGTGCTGGAACTGCGCGGCATCCCGTGCATCGGCCTTGAACTGACGCCGCCGGACAAGCAGAACATTTGCTGCTCGCGCTCGTTCGGTGAGGAGACGATCCGCAAGGATGACCTGCATCGCGCATTGGCCACATTCGCATCACTGGCCGCGGCCAAGTTGCGCCGGCAGGACTTGGCGACCGGCGCGATCACGGTTTTCATCGGGACCAACATCCATGCCCCGCCGCAGGTGCCGCAGTACCACGCGAGCCACGGGGTGGGCCTGGCCGTGCCCGCCTACGACACACGCGAGATTGCCCAGGCCGCGCTGCATTGCCTGGAGCGCGTGTACCGTGCCGGGCATCGCTACAAGAAGGCGGGCGTCATGCTGCATCGGCTGTGCCGCCGCGAGAGAATGCAAGCGGGCCTTTTCGATGGCCGCGATCATGCGCGGTCGCGCCGCCTGATGCGCCTGATGGACGATGTGAATCGTGAATGGGGTGATGATGCGCTGCGCATCGGGTCTGCGGCTGCCCTGCGTCTGACTCCTGGGCGCACCATGCAATGGCAGGGCAAATCCGATAGCAGGTCGCCGCGGTACACAACCAAGTGGAACGAATTGCCCAAGGCCAAAGCAAGGGCGCAAAAGCCGCCTACGGGACTCGAACCCGTGACCTGA